The Chryseobacterium oranimense genome contains the following window.
CACTTTGTTTTTGTGTATCCGATCATTTTAGGATGGCTGTTTTACGCATACAGATCAAAACCGGGAATGCTTTCATTTTTGACGGTAATAACCGGTGTCTTATTTGTCTTTTTATTAGCCAATAACCTTTTTAGAATGTCAGATTTCTTTCAGTTTCTGGAGACTTACTATCAATAAAAAAAGCTGAGAATGTTCTCAGCTTTACTTTTATATTTTGTATAAATCCTTATTTCGCTTCAGAACAGAAAATCCTGTACTGTACAGCAATTGCAGATTTGAAGTATTCTCTTATTTTTGAAAGGTCCGAAGCAGCACTCTGCTTCGTAAAGTAGCTTCCTGCCAGAATTTTGTAATTAGGTCTTAAAGAAGCATCCGTTTCTACTTTCAGGTTCGGGAATCTTTTTCTGAAGTAAGATTTCACCTCATTGGCCTCCTCATTGCTTTTTACCGTTGTGATCTGGATCTTAAATCCTAAAATCCTCGGGTTTTTACGACAGATTTCCGCATTTGTGAGTTCTCTGCTCGGAACATAAATCTTCGGAGGTTTTGGCGCGCTCACAATTCCACTGTCTGTATTATTTTCTCTTACCGAATTGCCACCGGTTGTTTTGGAACATTTCCCTTCAATTCCTTCCAAAGCAGCACTTACTTTAGGGTCCATAGTCATAATCAGCTCTGTTCCCGAAAGAGTATCTCTTTGAACAACCTGCTGGGCTTCAACACTATAAAACCCAAATAACGATAATATTGAAAATATTTTGATTAAATTTCTCATTTAAACTTGTTTCCGCAAATTTATACAAATTAAAAAATTATACCAAACAACACTATTTAGAATCAATACAAATTAAACGTAAATGATATTTTCCCTTTTCCATATACCGTTAAATTCCTGTTAAAAATATTATTTTTGCGGAATTGATTGGTTCAATATTTTACTAACATAAGATAATTTAAATGATTAGTTGGAGAAAGCATTATAAACAAACGTTGATCGCGATAGGCTTATTGCTATCAACCAGTGCTTCAATTTACGGGCAAGACGGCGATCCTAAAAACGGCGAAAAACTTTTCAAAGCGAATTGTACTGCATGTCACGCGCTGGACAAACAAGTAATAGGACCTCCTTTGAAAGGGGTTGTAGAACGAGTAAAGACAGAAGGCGGTGTAGACAAAGATTGGCTTCACAAGTGGATCAAAGACAACAAAGCTCTTAGAGCTTCTGGGGACAAATACGCCAATGAGATTTTTGAAAAGTTTAATAAAACTGAAATGTTGCAGTTTCCGAACCTTACGGATAAGGATATCGACGACATCTTAGCTTTTACAACTAATCCTCCGGCTCCTGAGCCAGCCAAAACTGACGATAAAGCAACTGCAGGTGCAGGCGCAACATCAGTAGCACCGGCAAATAACACAACAACAAGCGTTGTAATCATTTCACTTATTGCAATAGCAGGTTTATTGGTTTGGATCTTAATTAAACTGAGACAATTGGTTAAATTAGGCCAGTCTGAAGACCTTGCAGGACTGAACGAAACAAGAGTGAAGTCTTTCAGTGAAATCTACGAGAAATACCATTATGTAGGTAAAGCAATCCTGGGTATCCTTGCCCTGCTGGCCGCTTATGGAGTTTGGAACTGGATCATGTGGATCGGGGTTTACAAAGGATATAAGCCGGAACAGCCTATCTACTTCTCTCACAAAATTCACGCTGGAGAACAGAAAATCGACTGTCAGCTATGTCACTCCAGTGCCAAATACGGAAAAGTATCTGAAATACCTTCCATGAACGTGTGTATGAACTGTCACAGAACTATTTCTGAATACAATGCAGAACACTACATGGAGCCAGGAAAAGATAAAGCATTCTACGACGGTGAGATCCAGAAGATCTACGCAGCTACAGGCTGGGATCCTGCAAAACAGCAGTACACTGGGAAAACACAGCCGGTTGAATGGACCAGAATCCACAACATGCCAGACTTCGTGTACTTCAACCACTCTCAGCACGTAATAGCAGGTGAGCAGGCGATCATCAATTCTTTCAACAAAAAGAATCCTAACAACAAAATTGATGTTGTATGTAAAGCTTGTCACGGAAAAATTGATACAATGAATGTTGTTCAGATGGCTAATGACTTCACGATGGGATGGTGTATCGAGTGCCACAGAACTACTGAGGTTGATATGAACAACGGTTATAATAAAGAATACTTCAAGAATCTACATGACAAGTTGAAAAAACAATATCCTAAGGATGGCGGTAAGATCACTGTAGATGCAATTGGAGGTCTTGAGTGTGGTAAATGTCATTATTAATAACTAAAAAATTAGAAGTATAAATGGCTTCAAACAAAATACAATTTAGAAGTATTCATGAACTTAAAGATCCGGCTTTGAACAACAAGCTGGCTCAGAAAGAGTTTCAGGAAGAAATTCCGGTAGAAGATTTCCTTGGAGATGCTGAACAGAACGGATCCAGTACTTCAAGAAGAGATTTCTTAAAAATATTAGGATTCTCTACAGCAGCAGTAACACTGGCTGCCTGTGAAGCACCGGTAATCAAAACGATTCCTTATGTGGTAAAACCACATGACATTATTCCGGGGGTTCCGAACTATTACGCTTCAACATATTTTGACGGATTCGACTTCGCCAGCGTTTTAGTAAAGACCCGTGAAGGAAGACCTATCAAAATAGAACCAAACCCTACAGCAGGTGACCTGGGGAAAACTAACGCAAGAGCTCAGGCAAGTGTACTTTCTCTTTATGATAACGATAAAGTAAAGCAGCCTAAACTGGACGGTAAAGACGAAACTTTCGATAAAGTAGACAGTTTTGTTCTTAAAGGTCTGGAAGATGCCAATGCAGCAGGTAAAAAGATCGTGCTTTTGTCGCACTCTTTACCTTCCCCTACTTTCAAAAAGTTATTTGCTGAATTCAAAGCTAAATACCCTACTGCTGAACTTGTAACTTATGATGCTTATCCTCACTCTGCAGCTTTAGATGCTGCTCAGGAAGTATTCGGACAGAGAGCATTACCGGTTTATGACCTTAAAGGTTCAGAATTGGTAGTTTCTTTCCAGGCAGATTTCTTAGGAGATTATAATGCATCAAGCTTAGAAACATCATACGCAGCAGCAAGAAAGCCGGGAGCAAACATGTTGAGACACATTCAGG
Protein-coding sequences here:
- a CDS encoding c-type cytochrome encodes the protein MISWRKHYKQTLIAIGLLLSTSASIYGQDGDPKNGEKLFKANCTACHALDKQVIGPPLKGVVERVKTEGGVDKDWLHKWIKDNKALRASGDKYANEIFEKFNKTEMLQFPNLTDKDIDDILAFTTNPPAPEPAKTDDKATAGAGATSVAPANNTTTSVVIISLIAIAGLLVWILIKLRQLVKLGQSEDLAGLNETRVKSFSEIYEKYHYVGKAILGILALLAAYGVWNWIMWIGVYKGYKPEQPIYFSHKIHAGEQKIDCQLCHSSAKYGKVSEIPSMNVCMNCHRTISEYNAEHYMEPGKDKAFYDGEIQKIYAATGWDPAKQQYTGKTQPVEWTRIHNMPDFVYFNHSQHVIAGEQAIINSFNKKNPNNKIDVVCKACHGKIDTMNVVQMANDFTMGWCIECHRTTEVDMNNGYNKEYFKNLHDKLKKQYPKDGGKITVDAIGGLECGKCHY
- a CDS encoding SPOR domain-containing protein, with protein sequence MRNLIKIFSILSLFGFYSVEAQQVVQRDTLSGTELIMTMDPKVSAALEGIEGKCSKTTGGNSVRENNTDSGIVSAPKPPKIYVPSRELTNAEICRKNPRILGFKIQITTVKSNEEANEVKSYFRKRFPNLKVETDASLRPNYKILAGSYFTKQSAASDLSKIREYFKSAIAVQYRIFCSEAK